The following proteins come from a genomic window of Pseudomonas sp. Z8(2022):
- a CDS encoding 7-cyano-7-deazaguanine/7-aminomethyl-7-deazaguanine transporter, giving the protein MTLIPASVSRPVLAGLIAFHILIIIASNYLVQLPITLFGWHTTWGAFSFPFIFLATDLTVRLIGKHAARVVIARVMLPALLASYVVSVLFHEGAFGGLASLGEFNLFVFRIAVASFLAYAFGQLLDIQVFDRLRTMRQWWIAPTASTIFGNLLDTFLFFSVAFWRSDDQFMAVNWVEIATVDYVIKLAISLMLFVPLYGMLLSAIIRALPQRPVTAA; this is encoded by the coding sequence ATGACCCTGATTCCCGCGTCGGTCAGCCGCCCCGTGCTGGCTGGCCTGATCGCCTTCCACATCCTCATCATCATCGCCAGCAACTACCTGGTGCAGTTGCCGATCACCCTGTTCGGCTGGCATACCACCTGGGGCGCGTTCAGTTTCCCGTTCATCTTCCTGGCCACCGACCTCACCGTGCGCCTGATCGGCAAGCATGCCGCGCGGGTGGTGATCGCCCGGGTCATGCTGCCGGCGCTGCTGGCTTCCTACGTGGTCTCGGTGCTGTTCCACGAGGGGGCTTTCGGCGGCCTGGCGTCGCTCGGCGAGTTCAACCTGTTCGTGTTCCGTATCGCCGTGGCCAGCTTCCTCGCCTATGCCTTCGGCCAGTTGCTCGATATTCAGGTGTTCGACCGCCTGCGTACGATGCGCCAGTGGTGGATCGCCCCCACCGCCTCGACCATCTTCGGCAACCTGCTGGATACCTTCCTGTTCTTCTCGGTGGCCTTCTGGCGCAGCGACGACCAGTTCATGGCCGTCAACTGGGTGGAAATCGCCACGGTGGACTACGTGATCAAGCTGGCCATCAGCCTGATGCTGTTCGTGCCGCTGTACGGCATGCTGCTCAGCGCCATCATCCGCGCCCTGCCGCAGCGACCGGTGACGGCCGCCTGA
- a CDS encoding NAD-dependent succinate-semialdehyde dehydrogenase, which yields MPLDHPLLFKSLCYVDGHWVHSDDGASVAVQNPADQSVIGHVPMLGEKQISAAVDAAQRAFASWREQSLDARAGLLRRWAELILQHQEDLARILSQEQGKPLAEARGEIRYAASFIPWFAEEARRLYGQTIPSHIPGAQLGTLKEPVGVCALLTPWNFPSAMITRKAAAALAAGCTVVVKPAHETPYSAFALAQLAEEAGFPAGVFNVVLGEPQMAMETLVKDTRVRSVSFTGSTRVGKLVLQAAAEDVKKVALELGGNAPLIVCADADLDHAVQVALDAKFQTSGQDCCAANRILVERPVYEEFLQRFARAVRGLRVGPGSDERNQIGPLMHQAALDATAARVADAVERGARLLAGGEPHALGGWFWQPTLLADVTDDMRIYREENFAPIAGVRAFDSLDEAVAMANDTEYGLAAYICSNRVDVVHPLIRRLDHAMVAVNGTKFTGHPIPFGGMKASGLGREGGTEGFEPFVETKYFCIHHQGQRY from the coding sequence ATGCCCCTCGATCATCCCCTGCTGTTCAAATCGCTGTGCTACGTCGACGGCCACTGGGTGCACAGTGACGACGGCGCCAGCGTGGCGGTACAGAATCCCGCCGACCAGAGCGTGATCGGCCATGTGCCAATGCTTGGCGAGAAACAGATCAGCGCTGCGGTGGATGCCGCCCAGCGCGCCTTCGCCAGCTGGCGCGAACAGAGCCTGGATGCCCGTGCAGGCCTGCTACGGCGCTGGGCCGAACTGATCCTGCAACATCAGGAAGATCTGGCGCGCATTCTCAGTCAGGAGCAGGGCAAGCCGCTGGCCGAAGCCCGTGGCGAGATCCGCTACGCGGCCAGCTTCATCCCCTGGTTCGCCGAAGAGGCGCGCCGGCTATACGGCCAGACCATCCCCAGCCATATCCCCGGTGCCCAGCTCGGCACGCTGAAGGAGCCGGTCGGCGTCTGCGCCCTGCTCACGCCGTGGAATTTCCCCAGTGCGATGATCACTCGCAAGGCCGCTGCCGCCCTGGCGGCCGGCTGCACCGTGGTGGTCAAGCCGGCGCACGAGACGCCCTACAGTGCCTTTGCCCTGGCCCAGCTGGCCGAGGAGGCGGGGTTTCCCGCCGGCGTGTTCAACGTGGTGCTGGGCGAGCCACAGATGGCCATGGAGACGCTGGTCAAGGACACCCGCGTGCGTTCGGTGAGCTTCACCGGCTCGACCCGGGTCGGCAAGCTGGTGCTGCAGGCCGCCGCCGAGGACGTGAAGAAGGTGGCGCTGGAGCTGGGTGGCAATGCGCCGCTGATCGTCTGCGCCGATGCCGATCTCGACCACGCCGTGCAGGTGGCGCTGGATGCCAAGTTCCAGACCTCGGGGCAGGACTGCTGCGCGGCCAACCGCATTCTGGTGGAACGCCCGGTCTATGAAGAATTCCTGCAGCGCTTCGCCAGGGCGGTGCGCGGCCTGCGTGTCGGCCCCGGCAGCGACGAGCGCAACCAGATCGGCCCGCTGATGCACCAGGCCGCGCTGGATGCCACGGCCGCGCGCGTCGCCGATGCCGTCGAACGGGGCGCGCGTCTGCTCGCCGGCGGCGAGCCGCATGCACTGGGCGGCTGGTTCTGGCAGCCGACGCTGCTGGCCGATGTCACCGACGACATGCGCATCTACCGCGAGGAAAACTTCGCCCCCATCGCCGGCGTCCGCGCCTTCGACAGCCTGGATGAGGCCGTGGCCATGGCCAATGACACCGAATACGGCCTGGCCGCCTACATTTGTTCCAACCGCGTGGACGTCGTCCACCCGCTGATTCGCCGCCTCGATCACGCCATGGTGGCGGTCAACGGCACCAAGTTCACCGGCCACCCGATTCCCTTCGGTGGCATGAAAGCCTCCGGCCTCGGCCGCGAGGGTGGTACGGAAGGCTTCGAGCCCTTCGTCGAAACCAAGTACTTCTGCATCCATCATCAGGGCCAGCGCTACTGA
- a CDS encoding LysR family transcriptional regulator, translating to MELRHLRYFVAVAEELHFGRAAELLGISQPPLSQQIQALEQELGVRLFERSNRHVALTDAGRLFLEETRQTLAQVSRSVDVVRRAEQGEIGELQIGFTASAPFVSMIPRAVFAFRQAFPAVHLNLQEMTSSEVSQALIERKLQIGMIRPLELPAELEAVELLREPLMALLHANHPLAADEDQGLALAELADEPFVFFPRGHGTGLYPQLFNLARQAGFSPRVSQEAHEAMTIIGLVAAGLGVSVLPSSFRRVRIDGVVFRPLLDADATTAVWLVKRRQEHSPLAQAFVDLLTREVQAMQ from the coding sequence ATGGAGCTGCGTCACCTGCGCTATTTCGTCGCCGTCGCCGAGGAGCTGCATTTCGGCCGGGCCGCCGAACTGCTGGGCATTTCCCAGCCGCCGCTGAGCCAGCAGATCCAGGCGCTGGAGCAGGAGTTGGGCGTGCGCTTGTTCGAGCGCAGCAACCGGCATGTGGCGCTGACCGATGCCGGCCGGCTATTTCTCGAGGAAACCCGTCAGACCCTGGCCCAGGTCAGTCGCTCGGTGGACGTGGTGCGGCGCGCCGAACAGGGCGAGATCGGCGAGCTGCAGATCGGCTTCACCGCGTCGGCTCCTTTCGTCTCGATGATCCCCCGCGCGGTGTTCGCCTTCCGTCAGGCCTTTCCTGCCGTGCACCTGAATCTACAGGAGATGACCAGCAGCGAGGTCAGCCAGGCGCTGATCGAACGCAAGCTGCAGATCGGCATGATCCGCCCGCTGGAGCTGCCGGCCGAGCTGGAAGCGGTGGAGTTGCTGCGCGAGCCGCTGATGGCCCTGCTGCATGCCAATCACCCGCTGGCCGCTGACGAGGATCAGGGGTTGGCGCTGGCCGAGCTGGCCGACGAGCCATTCGTGTTCTTTCCACGGGGTCATGGCACCGGGCTTTACCCGCAGTTGTTCAACCTGGCGCGCCAGGCCGGTTTCAGCCCAAGGGTCAGCCAGGAAGCGCACGAAGCGATGACCATCATCGGCCTGGTGGCCGCCGGTCTCGGGGTTTCGGTGTTGCCCTCGTCGTTTCGCCGGGTGCGGATCGACGGGGTGGTGTTTCGCCCGCTGCTCGACGCCGATGCCACCACCGCGGTCTGGCTGGTCAAGCGTCGCCAGGAGCATTCACCGCTGGCGCAGGCCTTCGTCGATCTGCTGACCCGGGAAGTGCAGGCGATGCAGTAG
- a CDS encoding aspartate aminotransferase family protein — MSHYDELFAQDRAHFMHPSTHAHDHASGALKGRIIKSASGIRIKDHEGRELIDAFAGLYCVNIGYGRTEVAEAIYKQAKELAYYHTYVGHSTEAIIELSARIIDWAPKGMKKVYYGMSGSDANETQIKLVRYYNNVLGRPAKKKIISRQRGYHGSGIMTGSLTGLASFHQHFDLPQPDIKHAACPHFYKAPAGMDEAAFVRHCAEDLEKLILAEGPDTVAAFIGEPVMGTGGIIVPPKGYWEAIQAVLAKYDILLIADEVVCAFGRLGTPMGSQMFGMQPDLITTAKGLTSAYAPLSAVIVGEKVWSVIEEASARDGAMGHGWTYSGHPICAAAALANLDILEKENIAANAAEVGAYLNQQLRQTFEGHPLVGEVRGVGMLAALEFMADREARTPFDASLKVGPRVSAACLERGMIARAMPHGDILGFAPPLVLTRAEADEVVGIAKAAVDAVACEVL; from the coding sequence ATGAGCCATTACGACGAGCTGTTCGCCCAGGACCGTGCCCACTTCATGCACCCGTCCACTCACGCCCACGATCACGCCAGCGGCGCGCTCAAGGGACGCATCATCAAAAGCGCCTCGGGCATTCGCATCAAGGATCACGAAGGTCGCGAGCTGATCGACGCCTTCGCCGGTCTGTACTGCGTGAACATCGGCTACGGCCGCACCGAGGTGGCCGAGGCGATCTACAAGCAGGCCAAGGAGCTGGCCTACTACCACACCTACGTCGGTCACTCGACCGAGGCCATCATCGAGCTGTCGGCGCGCATCATCGACTGGGCGCCCAAGGGTATGAAGAAGGTCTACTACGGCATGTCCGGCTCGGACGCCAACGAGACCCAGATCAAGCTGGTGCGTTACTACAACAACGTGCTCGGGCGCCCGGCGAAGAAGAAGATCATCTCGCGCCAGCGCGGCTACCACGGCTCGGGCATCATGACCGGCAGCCTCACCGGCCTGGCCAGCTTCCACCAGCATTTCGACCTGCCGCAGCCGGACATCAAGCACGCCGCCTGCCCGCACTTCTACAAGGCGCCGGCCGGCATGGACGAGGCAGCCTTCGTCCGCCACTGCGCCGAGGATCTGGAGAAACTGATCCTCGCCGAAGGCCCGGATACCGTGGCCGCCTTTATCGGTGAACCGGTGATGGGCACCGGCGGCATCATCGTCCCGCCCAAGGGTTACTGGGAGGCGATCCAGGCCGTACTGGCCAAGTACGACATCCTGCTGATCGCCGACGAAGTGGTCTGCGCCTTCGGCCGCCTCGGTACGCCGATGGGCAGTCAGATGTTCGGCATGCAGCCGGACCTGATCACCACCGCCAAGGGCCTGACCAGCGCCTACGCACCGCTTTCCGCGGTGATCGTCGGCGAGAAGGTATGGAGCGTGATCGAAGAGGCCTCCGCCCGCGACGGCGCCATGGGCCATGGCTGGACCTATTCCGGCCACCCGATCTGCGCCGCTGCGGCGCTGGCCAACCTGGACATCCTGGAGAAGGAAAACATCGCCGCCAATGCCGCCGAAGTCGGCGCCTACCTCAACCAGCAGCTGCGCCAGACCTTCGAAGGTCATCCGCTGGTCGGTGAAGTGCGTGGCGTCGGCATGCTCGCCGCGCTGGAGTTCATGGCCGACCGCGAGGCACGCACGCCGTTCGATGCATCGCTCAAGGTGGGTCCGCGGGTCTCCGCCGCATGCCTGGAACGCGGCATGATCGCCCGTGCCATGCCGCACGGCGACATCCTTGGCTTCGCCCCGCCGCTGGTGCTGACCCGCGCCGAAGCGGACGAGGTGGTGGGCATCGCCAAGGCCGCGGTGGATGCGGTGGCCTGCGAGGTGCTCTGA
- a CDS encoding MFS transporter: protein MRQPVPHAPNECVPADEEPAPGSLTAAPVYIEKGTHAFLRTLLAMCCGGFATFALLYCVQPMMPMLSQQFALSAAQSSLILSVSTITMAVGLLITGPLSDALGRKPVMVVSLLAAALFTVGSALMPTWEGVLLMRALVGLALSGLAAVAMSYLSEEIDPLHLGLAMGVYIGGNAIGGMSGRLLSGVLVDYMSWHAVLGTLGGLGVLAGLLFWRLLPVSRNFRPRSLRPRSLLQGYTLQFRDAGLPWLFLLGFLLMGSFVTLFNYIGYRLIEAPFRLDQTSIGLLSVVYLSGIYSSAQIGALGDKLGRRKVLWAVIGLMLGGLALTIVDNLAAVLVGMLLFTFGFFGAHSVASSWIGRRATQAKGQASSLYLFCYYVGSSVAGTLGGVFWQAAGWDGLGLFIGSLLLVALAVALHLSRLQALPVAAAQPR from the coding sequence ATGCGCCAACCCGTTCCCCACGCGCCCAACGAGTGCGTACCCGCCGACGAGGAGCCTGCTCCTGGCAGCCTGACTGCGGCTCCCGTCTATATCGAGAAGGGCACCCACGCCTTTTTGCGCACCCTGCTGGCGATGTGCTGCGGCGGTTTCGCCACCTTTGCCTTGCTCTACTGCGTGCAGCCGATGATGCCCATGCTGTCGCAGCAGTTCGCCCTGAGCGCGGCGCAGAGCAGCCTGATTCTCTCGGTGTCGACCATCACCATGGCCGTCGGCCTGCTGATCACCGGCCCGCTGTCCGATGCGCTCGGACGCAAGCCGGTGATGGTGGTCTCGCTGCTGGCCGCGGCGCTGTTCACCGTCGGCAGCGCGCTGATGCCGACCTGGGAAGGCGTGCTGCTGATGCGCGCACTGGTCGGCCTGGCCCTGAGCGGCCTGGCGGCCGTGGCCATGAGCTACCTCAGTGAGGAAATCGACCCGCTGCACCTGGGCCTGGCCATGGGCGTGTATATCGGTGGCAACGCCATCGGCGGCATGAGCGGGCGCCTGCTCAGCGGGGTACTGGTCGACTACATGTCCTGGCACGCCGTGCTGGGCACACTTGGCGGTCTGGGCGTACTGGCCGGGCTGCTGTTCTGGCGCCTGCTGCCGGTGTCGCGCAACTTCCGCCCACGCTCGCTGCGCCCACGCAGCCTGCTGCAGGGCTACACCCTGCAGTTCCGCGATGCCGGGTTGCCCTGGCTGTTCCTGCTCGGCTTCCTGCTGATGGGCAGTTTCGTCACCCTGTTCAATTACATCGGCTACCGCCTGATCGAGGCGCCGTTCCGCCTGGACCAGACCAGCATCGGCCTGCTCTCGGTGGTGTACCTGTCCGGTATCTACAGCTCGGCGCAAATTGGCGCACTGGGCGACAAGCTGGGCCGGCGCAAGGTGCTGTGGGCGGTCATCGGCCTGATGCTCGGCGGGCTGGCCCTGACCATCGTCGACAACCTGGCGGCGGTACTGGTGGGCATGCTGCTGTTCACCTTCGGCTTCTTCGGCGCCCACTCGGTGGCGAGCAGCTGGATCGGCCGCCGTGCCACCCAGGCCAAGGGGCAGGCGTCGTCGCTGTACCTGTTCTGCTACTACGTCGGCTCCAGCGTGGCCGGTACCCTGGGCGGCGTGTTCTGGCAGGCAGCCGGCTGGGACGGCCTCGGCCTGTTCATCGGCTCGTTGCTGCTGGTGGCGCTGGCCGTAGCCCTGCACCTGTCGCGCCTGCAGGCGCTGCCGGTGGCGGCGGCCCAGCCGCGCTAG
- a CDS encoding FMN-binding negative transcriptional regulator has translation MYCPSAFRQDDLATLHAQIDASGLAVLTSSGEQGLQASHLPLLLEPGEGEFGTLYGHFARASPHWRDLASGAEALVVFNGPDAYVHPGWYPAKAEHGKVVPTWNYIAVHAWGQAEVFDEPERLLQLVSRLSDRHERQQAQPWAVSDAPREYLDTMLRAIVGFALPIRRLQGKWKLGQNRSAADQAGVRAGLSASPSPRNHELAARMSTLD, from the coding sequence ATGTATTGCCCCTCTGCATTCCGCCAGGACGACCTGGCCACCCTCCATGCACAGATCGATGCCAGTGGCCTGGCCGTGCTGACCAGCTCTGGCGAACAGGGCCTGCAGGCCAGCCATCTGCCGCTGCTGCTGGAGCCGGGCGAAGGCGAGTTCGGCACCCTGTACGGCCATTTCGCCCGCGCCAGCCCGCACTGGCGCGACCTCGCCAGCGGCGCCGAAGCGCTGGTGGTGTTCAACGGTCCAGACGCCTACGTCCACCCGGGCTGGTATCCGGCCAAGGCCGAGCACGGCAAGGTGGTGCCGACCTGGAACTACATCGCCGTGCACGCCTGGGGCCAGGCCGAAGTGTTCGATGAGCCCGAACGCCTGCTGCAGCTGGTCAGCCGTCTCAGCGACCGCCACGAGCGTCAGCAGGCGCAGCCCTGGGCGGTTAGCGATGCACCACGCGAATACCTCGACACCATGCTCCGCGCCATCGTCGGTTTCGCACTGCCGATCCGTCGTCTGCAGGGCAAGTGGAAGCTCGGCCAGAACCGCTCGGCTGCCGACCAGGCAGGCGTGCGTGCCGGGCTGAGCGCCTCACCCAGCCCGCGCAACCACGAACTTGCCGCCCGTATGTCCACCCTGGACTGA
- a CDS encoding PLP-dependent aminotransferase family protein translates to MPATPPLPVDLSGIRLDPAAGLSRQLYQALRERILDGRLPGNTRLPASRDLARQLAISRNTVTRAFDQLYAEGYVEGRVGDGTYVADLALARPVVPAIPCAPDPGASLQRHSLPAPLTGAPRAFRIGVPAFDLFPFDTWARLQARFWRRPSPERLGYGDPAGDRTLRELVAAYLRNARGLACDPRQVVITCGAQQAISLCAQLLVQPGDRVAVENPGYRAAAYAFSVAGADLRGVPLDGEGMETTALAAIEGCRLAYVTPSHQYPTGVTLSLARRLELLEWAERQDGWIVEDDYDGEYRYSGTPLAPLAALDRQGRVLYVGTFCKIAFPALRLGYLVLPPALAEAFAQRQALQMRHSEIGTQAVMAEFIAAGHFQRHVRRMRQAARQRRDALVRAWPQAIPGCAPLPCVEAGLHLCVRVDSLARERELVSAARAAGVEMNALSDYWLEDSVEPGDARAGLVLGFAAVPEAQIDEAVRELRRAWHLS, encoded by the coding sequence ATGCCCGCTACGCCACCCTTGCCGGTCGATCTGTCCGGTATCCGCCTCGACCCTGCAGCCGGCCTGTCGCGCCAGCTCTATCAGGCGTTGCGCGAACGCATTCTCGATGGTCGCCTGCCGGGCAATACGCGTCTGCCGGCCAGTCGTGACCTGGCCAGGCAGTTGGCGATATCGCGCAATACCGTGACCCGTGCCTTCGACCAGTTGTACGCCGAGGGCTATGTCGAAGGTCGGGTGGGTGACGGCACCTACGTGGCCGATCTGGCCCTGGCGCGGCCGGTTGTGCCAGCCATACCCTGCGCACCGGATCCGGGTGCCTCGCTGCAGCGCCATTCTCTGCCCGCTCCGCTGACGGGGGCGCCGCGTGCCTTCCGTATCGGCGTGCCGGCTTTCGACCTGTTCCCATTCGACACCTGGGCGCGCCTGCAGGCACGCTTCTGGCGCCGGCCCTCGCCTGAGCGCCTGGGCTATGGCGACCCGGCCGGCGATCGCACGCTGCGCGAACTGGTGGCCGCCTATCTGCGCAACGCCCGCGGGCTGGCCTGTGACCCGCGGCAGGTCGTGATCACCTGCGGCGCCCAGCAGGCGATCAGCCTCTGCGCGCAGTTGCTGGTGCAGCCAGGCGACCGTGTAGCGGTGGAAAACCCCGGCTATCGCGCCGCCGCTTACGCCTTTTCCGTGGCGGGCGCCGACCTGCGTGGCGTGCCGCTCGATGGCGAGGGCATGGAGACCACGGCGCTGGCAGCCATCGAGGGCTGTCGCCTGGCCTATGTGACGCCGTCGCACCAGTACCCGACCGGCGTCACCCTGTCGCTGGCGCGGCGCCTGGAATTGCTGGAATGGGCCGAGCGCCAGGACGGCTGGATCGTCGAGGACGACTACGATGGCGAATACCGCTACAGCGGCACGCCGCTGGCACCGCTGGCCGCGCTGGATCGTCAGGGTCGCGTGCTGTACGTCGGCACCTTCTGCAAGATCGCCTTCCCGGCGCTGCGCCTGGGCTATCTGGTGCTGCCGCCGGCACTGGCGGAGGCCTTTGCCCAGCGCCAGGCGCTGCAGATGCGTCATAGCGAGATCGGCACTCAGGCGGTGATGGCCGAGTTCATCGCCGCCGGGCATTTCCAGCGTCACGTGCGGCGCATGCGGCAGGCGGCACGACAGCGTCGCGATGCCCTGGTCCGGGCCTGGCCACAGGCGATACCCGGCTGTGCGCCGCTGCCGTGCGTGGAAGCCGGGCTGCACCTGTGCGTACGGGTCGACAGCCTGGCCCGCGAGCGCGAACTGGTCAGTGCCGCGCGGGCAGCCGGAGTGGAGATGAACGCGCTCAGCGATTACTGGCTGGAGGACAGCGTCGAGCCTGGCGATGCCCGCGCCGGGCTGGTGCTGGGTTTCGCGGCAGTGCCCGAGGCGCAGATCGACGAAGCGGTGCGGGAGCTGCGGCGGGCCTGGCATCTGTCGTAA
- a CDS encoding tetratricopeptide repeat protein produces MSTEALERMLASGKDNALLRFGLGKAYLDGGNAARAAEHLQRCVELDPNYSAAWKLLGKALQTGGDADGARTAWQQGITAAQDKGDKQAEKEMTVFLRKLDKPARP; encoded by the coding sequence ATGAGTACCGAGGCACTGGAAAGAATGCTGGCCAGCGGCAAGGACAATGCCCTGCTGCGCTTCGGTCTGGGCAAGGCGTATCTGGATGGCGGCAACGCCGCGCGGGCAGCCGAGCACCTGCAACGCTGCGTCGAACTCGACCCGAACTATTCCGCCGCCTGGAAGCTGCTGGGCAAGGCTCTTCAAACAGGCGGAGATGCGGACGGCGCACGGACGGCCTGGCAACAGGGCATCACCGCTGCGCAGGACAAGGGCGACAAGCAGGCGGAGAAGGAAATGACCGTGTTCCTGCGCAAGCTGGACAAGCCCGCCCGCCCCTGA
- the trkA gene encoding Trk system potassium transporter TrkA, with product MKIIILGAGQVGGTLAEHLASEANDITVVDTDGDRLRDLGDRLDIRTVQGKGSFPTVLRQAGADDADMLVAVTNSDEVNMIACQVAFTLFRTPTRIARVREAAYLTREALFNNEAIPVDVLISPEQVVTNYIKRLIEYPGALQVIDFAEGKAQLVAVKAYYGGPLVGQQLRQIRAHMPTVDTRVAAIFRRNRPIMPKGDTVIEADDEVFFIAAKAHIRAVMSEMRRLEDSYKRVVIAGGGNIGERLAEAIESRYQVKIIEMNPARCRYLSENLDSTIVLQGSASDRDLLVEENINDADIFLALTNDDEANIMSSLLAKRLGARKVMTIINNPAYVDLVQGGEIDIAISPQLATIGTLLTHVRRGDIESVHSLRRGAAEALEVIAHGDAKSSKVIGRAIEDIALPPSTTIGAIIRDETVLIAHDSTVIESGDHVILFLVDKKYIRDVERLFQAGLTFF from the coding sequence GTGAAAATCATCATTCTCGGCGCCGGACAGGTGGGCGGTACCCTGGCGGAACACCTTGCCAGCGAGGCCAACGACATCACCGTGGTCGACACCGATGGTGATCGCCTGCGCGATCTCGGCGACCGTCTGGACATTCGCACCGTGCAGGGCAAGGGCTCTTTCCCCACCGTGCTGCGCCAGGCCGGGGCGGACGATGCCGACATGCTGGTGGCGGTGACCAACAGCGATGAAGTCAACATGATCGCCTGCCAGGTGGCCTTCACCCTGTTCCGCACGCCGACACGCATCGCCCGGGTGCGCGAGGCTGCCTACCTGACCCGCGAAGCACTGTTCAACAACGAGGCGATCCCGGTCGACGTGCTGATCAGCCCCGAGCAGGTGGTGACCAATTACATCAAGCGCCTTATCGAATACCCCGGCGCCCTGCAGGTGATCGACTTCGCCGAAGGCAAGGCGCAGCTGGTGGCGGTCAAGGCCTATTACGGCGGCCCGCTGGTGGGCCAGCAACTACGCCAGATCCGTGCGCACATGCCCACCGTCGACACGCGCGTGGCGGCCATCTTCCGTCGCAACCGGCCGATCATGCCCAAGGGCGATACCGTGATCGAGGCCGATGACGAAGTGTTCTTCATCGCCGCCAAGGCACACATTCGCGCGGTGATGAGCGAGATGCGCCGCCTCGAGGACAGCTACAAGCGCGTGGTTATCGCTGGCGGCGGCAATATCGGCGAACGCCTGGCCGAAGCCATCGAAAGTCGCTACCAGGTGAAGATCATCGAGATGAACCCGGCGCGCTGCCGCTACCTGTCGGAGAATCTCGACAGCACCATCGTGCTGCAGGGCAGCGCCTCGGATCGCGACCTGCTGGTGGAAGAGAACATCAACGACGCCGACATCTTCCTCGCCCTGACCAACGACGACGAGGCCAACATCATGTCGTCGCTGCTGGCCAAGCGTCTGGGCGCGCGCAAGGTGATGACCATCATCAACAATCCGGCCTATGTCGACCTGGTCCAGGGTGGCGAGATCGACATTGCCATCAGCCCGCAGCTGGCCACCATCGGCACCCTGCTGACCCATGTGCGTCGTGGCGATATCGAGAGCGTGCACAGCCTGCGCCGGGGCGCGGCGGAAGCGCTGGAAGTGATTGCCCATGGCGATGCCAAGTCGAGCAAGGTCATCGGCCGCGCCATCGAAGATATCGCCCTGCCGCCGAGTACTACCATCGGCGCCATCATCCGCGACGAGACCGTGCTGATCGCCCACGACAGCACGGTGATCGAGTCCGGCGACCACGTGATCCTGTTCCTGGTCGACAAGAAGTACATTCGCGACGTCGAGCGGCTGTTCCAGGCGGGTCTGACCTTCTTCTGA